The following proteins come from a genomic window of Fontisubflavum oceani:
- a CDS encoding ABC transporter ATP-binding protein — protein MVTLLSVENLEVSFPTSHGRVKVVDGISFDLGRERLGIVGESGSGKSMTGRAILRLIRSPGRVAGQISFEGRDLMTLSERQMRALRGARISMIMQDPRYSLNPVMTVGTQIEEALRVHERLPRSEMRARVHEMLEAVRIDDPDRVAGLYPHEVSGGMGQRVMIAMMLIPRPSLLIADEPTSALDVSVQGDVLRLIDDLVKDHGMGLILISHDLPLVARYCDRILVMNAGRVVETCDASALHAASHPYTKGLLAAVPQMRETRAELPVMDRNAWAGT, from the coding sequence ATCGTGACCCTGCTGTCCGTTGAGAACCTGGAGGTCAGCTTCCCCACGTCGCATGGCCGGGTGAAGGTCGTCGACGGGATATCCTTCGATCTGGGCCGCGAACGCCTTGGCATTGTCGGCGAAAGCGGGTCCGGCAAGTCGATGACGGGGCGTGCGATTCTTCGTTTGATCCGGTCTCCGGGGCGCGTCGCTGGACAGATCAGCTTCGAAGGCCGGGACCTGATGACATTGTCCGAGCGTCAGATGCGGGCGCTTCGTGGCGCGCGGATTTCGATGATCATGCAAGACCCGCGCTATTCGCTGAACCCGGTGATGACGGTCGGCACCCAAATTGAGGAAGCGCTGCGCGTTCACGAACGCCTACCGCGCAGCGAGATGCGCGCCCGGGTGCATGAGATGTTGGAAGCCGTGCGGATCGACGACCCGGACCGTGTCGCGGGCCTGTACCCTCATGAAGTGTCGGGTGGGATGGGGCAGCGTGTGATGATCGCGATGATGCTGATCCCGCGCCCGAGCCTGTTGATTGCCGATGAGCCGACCAGCGCGTTGGACGTGAGCGTCCAGGGCGATGTGCTGCGCCTGATCGATGATCTTGTAAAAGATCATGGCATGGGCCTGATCCTGATCAGCCACGACCTGCCGCTGGTGGCCCGCTATTGCGACCGGATTTTGGTCATGAATGCGGGCCGCGTGGTTGAGACCTGCGACGCCAGCGCGTTGCATGCCGCCAGCCACCCCTACACCAAGGGCCTGCTCGCCGCCGTGCCTCAGATGCGTGAAACGCGGGCCGAGCTTCCGGTGATGGACCGCAATGCGTGGGCCGGCACATGA
- a CDS encoding ABC transporter permease, with the protein MIAQPKRQIALAGPAVALLRFVLVVALTFLGLLALTFFIGRVVPIDPVLAVVGDRATTEQYEAARVAMGLDRPLIAQFGSYVWDVLNFNLGMSVSTNRPVAEDLARVFPATLEMATLGIIIGVGLGIPAGVLAAAHQGRWIDQVIRVFALLGYSVPAFWLGLVGLAIFYAALGWVSGPGRVDIFYDGITPTVTGLLTVDSLLDGDWDVFQSALSHIILPATILGVFSLAYIARMTRSFMLDQLSQEYITTARVKGVPEWRVIWVHAFGAIRVPLITVIGLSYAGLLEGSVMIETVFSWPGIGNYLTTALFNADMNAVLGATLVIGSVFILINKVSDVLYRLLDPRSR; encoded by the coding sequence ATGATCGCGCAGCCGAAAAGACAGATCGCGTTGGCCGGCCCGGCGGTCGCGCTCCTGCGCTTTGTGTTGGTTGTCGCGTTGACCTTTTTGGGCCTTTTAGCGCTGACCTTTTTTATCGGTCGCGTGGTGCCGATTGACCCGGTTCTTGCCGTGGTCGGGGATCGGGCAACGACGGAGCAATATGAGGCTGCGCGTGTCGCCATGGGCCTGGATCGCCCGCTGATCGCGCAATTCGGCAGCTACGTTTGGGATGTGTTGAATTTCAACCTCGGCATGTCTGTCTCGACCAACCGCCCCGTTGCCGAAGACCTAGCCCGGGTTTTTCCCGCAACGCTAGAGATGGCCACGCTCGGGATCATCATCGGCGTGGGTCTCGGTATCCCCGCAGGTGTCTTGGCCGCGGCGCATCAGGGTCGTTGGATCGATCAGGTCATCCGGGTTTTCGCCCTTCTGGGCTATTCCGTGCCCGCCTTCTGGCTCGGCCTGGTCGGCCTGGCGATCTTTTATGCGGCACTGGGCTGGGTCTCTGGCCCAGGGCGCGTCGACATCTTTTATGACGGGATCACGCCGACCGTGACGGGCCTGCTGACCGTGGACAGTCTGCTTGATGGCGATTGGGACGTGTTCCAAAGCGCGTTATCGCACATCATTTTGCCCGCCACGATCCTGGGCGTTTTCAGCCTCGCCTATATCGCGCGGATGACCCGCTCCTTCATGCTCGACCAGTTGAGCCAGGAATACATCACCACCGCGCGGGTCAAAGGCGTGCCAGAATGGCGGGTGATCTGGGTCCATGCCTTCGGTGCGATCCGGGTGCCCCTGATCACCGTGATCGGGCTCTCCTATGCCGGACTTCTGGAAGGCTCGGTCATGATCGAAACGGTGTTCTCCTGGCCCGGGATTGGCAATTACCTCACCACAGCGCTTTTCAACGCCGATATGAATGCGGTTCTGGGGGCGACGCTGGTCATCGGGTCCGTCTTTATTCTGATCAACAAAGTGTCGGATGTGCTCTACCGCCTGCTCGACCCGAGGAGCCGATAG
- a CDS encoding ABC transporter ATP-binding protein, protein MTAISLKNLDIAYDGQRVVHGVSFDVAEGESFALVGESGSGKSTVLKAIAGLAPEWTGEMQILGRPGSHRPDRTLAKHCQMVFQDPYGSLHPRKTVDAVLSEPLAIHGIGGQDAKVEQALADVGLDRRFRFRYPHQLSGGQRQRVAIARALMLEPEVMLLDEPTSALDVSVQAEILNLLKRLRSERGLTYLMVTHNLPVVSFLCERMAVMNKGRIVEIAPATALHDGAFTDPYAQALYVASGGA, encoded by the coding sequence ATGACGGCGATCTCGCTAAAGAACCTGGATATCGCCTATGACGGGCAACGTGTCGTGCATGGGGTCAGTTTCGACGTGGCCGAGGGCGAAAGCTTTGCGCTGGTCGGCGAAAGCGGATCGGGTAAATCCACGGTGCTCAAAGCGATTGCCGGGCTGGCGCCGGAATGGACAGGCGAGATGCAAATCCTCGGCCGCCCGGGCAGTCACCGACCTGACCGGACACTGGCCAAGCACTGCCAGATGGTGTTCCAAGATCCTTATGGCTCGCTTCACCCACGCAAGACCGTCGATGCCGTCTTGTCCGAGCCGCTGGCGATTCATGGGATTGGCGGGCAGGACGCGAAGGTTGAGCAGGCGCTGGCCGATGTCGGCCTCGACCGTCGGTTCCGGTTTCGCTATCCGCACCAACTCTCGGGTGGCCAGCGGCAGCGTGTGGCAATCGCGCGCGCGCTGATGCTGGAGCCCGAGGTGATGTTGCTCGATGAACCCACCAGTGCCCTCGATGTGAGCGTACAGGCGGAGATATTGAATCTCTTGAAGCGCCTCCGGTCGGAGCGTGGGCTGACCTATCTGATGGTCACACACAACTTGCCGGTTGTCAGTTTCCTCTGCGAACGCATGGCGGTGATGAACAAGGGCCGGATTGTCGAAATCGCGCCTGCGACGGCGCTGCATGACGGTGCGTTTACCGACCCGTATGCGCAGGCGCTCTATGTTGCCAGCGGCGGGGCGTGA
- a CDS encoding ABC transporter permease, with amino-acid sequence MRAWLLDDSPASRGQAAAGRAYRIAGDLMRNPLAVVGSLIILALILTAIFAPWIAPESPVGQDLSNRLMPPSAEHWMGTDELGRDIFSRVVYGARITLLIVGLVAMISAPLGLLIGAISGYFGGWTDRVLMGLTDVFLSMPKLILALAFAAALGPGIENAIIAIAITTWPAYARIARAETLTIRNSEFVAATRLLGASHTRLITRHILPLCTSSMIIRVTLDMAGIILTAAGLGFLGLGAQPPLPEWGAMISRGRSFILDQWWVATMPGFAIIVVSLGFCFLGDGLRDVLDPKSEGKS; translated from the coding sequence ATGCGCGCCTGGTTACTCGATGATAGCCCCGCCTCACGCGGTCAGGCCGCCGCCGGGCGGGCCTATCGCATCGCCGGTGATCTGATGCGCAACCCGCTGGCCGTGGTGGGCAGTCTGATCATTCTTGCGCTGATCCTGACCGCGATCTTTGCACCGTGGATCGCGCCGGAAAGTCCGGTTGGACAGGACCTGTCAAACCGGCTCATGCCACCCTCGGCCGAGCATTGGATGGGGACTGATGAACTGGGCCGCGATATCTTTTCCCGCGTGGTCTATGGCGCGCGGATCACGCTCTTGATCGTTGGTCTGGTGGCGATGATTTCTGCACCTCTAGGTCTGCTGATCGGGGCGATCTCGGGTTATTTCGGTGGCTGGACCGATCGGGTGCTGATGGGGCTGACTGATGTGTTCCTGTCGATGCCGAAACTGATTCTGGCGCTGGCCTTTGCCGCCGCCCTTGGGCCAGGGATCGAAAACGCGATCATCGCCATCGCGATCACAACATGGCCCGCCTATGCGCGGATTGCGCGGGCGGAAACGCTCACCATCCGCAATTCGGAGTTCGTCGCCGCCACCCGCCTGCTTGGCGCCTCCCACACACGGCTGATCACCCGGCACATTCTTCCGCTTTGCACCTCGTCGATGATCATCCGCGTCACGCTGGATATGGCGGGCATTATCCTGACCGCCGCGGGTCTTGGCTTCCTTGGCCTGGGCGCGCAGCCGCCGCTGCCCGAATGGGGCGCGATGATCTCGCGGGGGCGGAGTTTCATTCTTGATCAATGGTGGGTCGCCACGATGCCCGGTTTCGCCATCATCGTCGTCTCGCTTGGCTTCTGTTTTCTGGGCGATGGCCTCCGCGACGTGCTTGACCCGAAATCGGAGGGCAAATCGTGA
- a CDS encoding GAF domain-containing protein — MQSDRPTPQAVQRRFVADMAAARTEDQVFEALYRLSTARVPVRLWTVMTVDMEAGLARRAYSNIPDAYPTSGTKPIERNDWFEIVHDRHESFVANTLDDIAKVFPDYELIGALGCASVLNLPVVSGGELRATVNLLDDEGYFTPERVGEITDVLTLPAFAAVLAARAL; from the coding sequence ATGCAATCTGATCGCCCCACGCCGCAAGCTGTGCAACGCCGCTTCGTCGCCGATATGGCCGCCGCCCGCACCGAGGATCAGGTGTTCGAGGCGCTTTACCGCCTCAGCACGGCGCGCGTTCCCGTTCGGCTTTGGACGGTCATGACAGTGGATATGGAGGCCGGTCTTGCGCGGCGCGCTTATTCCAACATCCCCGACGCATATCCAACCTCCGGAACGAAACCGATCGAGCGCAATGACTGGTTCGAGATCGTGCATGATCGGCATGAGAGTTTTGTCGCCAATACGCTGGACGACATCGCCAAGGTATTTCCGGATTATGAGTTGATCGGCGCACTTGGCTGCGCGTCAGTGCTCAATCTGCCCGTGGTCAGCGGCGGCGAACTTCGTGCTACCGTGAACCTGCTGGACGATGAAGGCTATTTCACGCCTGAGCGAGTTGGCGAGATCACGGATGTCCTCACGTTGCCGGCTTTTGCGGCCGTGTTGGCCGCGCGGGCGTTGTGA
- a CDS encoding helix-turn-helix domain-containing protein: protein MARPKPKSDPNLGALIRKRRKQLDLTLQALCDDAGLSVGYLSQVERGHATPSLGTLAQIAQGLDVGLEYFIATPKPADSLSRAGARPQFSLDGSSIIYESLGAEFPGAELSSYILHVPPGYASETVSHEGEEIIFLLDGEITQMLDGQSFILQRGDSLHYSGSTPHSWSNQTKTPARILWTGTLSVLQRKGAVKLPEMTPANTNG from the coding sequence ATGGCGCGGCCAAAGCCTAAAAGTGACCCGAATTTAGGTGCGCTGATCCGCAAGCGGCGGAAGCAGCTTGACCTGACGTTGCAGGCGCTCTGCGATGATGCGGGCCTCTCGGTCGGCTATCTCAGCCAGGTGGAGCGGGGTCATGCGACGCCGTCGCTCGGCACATTGGCGCAGATCGCTCAAGGTCTCGATGTGGGGTTAGAATACTTCATCGCGACCCCGAAACCGGCCGATAGCCTTTCGCGCGCGGGAGCGCGCCCGCAGTTTTCGCTTGATGGGTCGTCGATCATCTACGAGTCGCTTGGCGCAGAGTTTCCCGGGGCGGAACTGTCTTCCTACATTCTGCATGTCCCGCCCGGCTATGCCTCGGAGACCGTCAGTCACGAAGGTGAGGAAATCATCTTCCTTCTCGACGGCGAAATCACCCAGATGCTCGACGGTCAGAGCTTCATTCTCCAACGCGGGGACAGTCTGCATTATAGCGGCTCAACCCCGCATTCCTGGTCGAACCAGACCAAGACACCCGCGCGTATCCTGTGGACTGGCACCTTGTCGGTTCTGCAGCGCAAAGGCGCGGTCAAACTGCCTGAAATGACACCGGCCAATACTAATGGCTAA
- a CDS encoding endonuclease/exonuclease/phosphatase family protein has translation MTRVITWNMEGATHSSNSKWVDGVQQLLTKAEADILCLQEAGAAPPSSAAYAPPPPAPTWAGGIAPAVAWSFLTWQPGVPLYYVLWVQTDPGGNRVNLAVVTKDLPDEFRYVANAGGRPAIGVRFGTDETFTLHAQSGGGADAPTLVTNVNAATAAGNSWDAAGDYNRQPDEWGAGGVPAGNLCPPDKATRWKSDKKLDYMVRSGAVIEGFVIDTLVLSDHFPVIFDV, from the coding sequence ATGACACGTGTTATTACTTGGAATATGGAAGGTGCGACCCATAGCTCAAATAGCAAATGGGTCGATGGTGTGCAGCAATTGTTAACGAAGGCAGAGGCCGACATACTCTGCTTGCAAGAGGCCGGGGCGGCTCCGCCATCGTCCGCTGCCTATGCGCCACCCCCGCCGGCACCGACTTGGGCGGGCGGCATTGCGCCTGCTGTGGCTTGGTCTTTTCTGACATGGCAACCGGGTGTTCCACTGTACTATGTCCTTTGGGTGCAAACGGACCCTGGGGGAAATAGGGTCAATCTGGCTGTTGTGACAAAGGATTTGCCAGATGAATTCCGCTATGTTGCGAATGCCGGAGGCCGACCTGCAATCGGGGTGCGGTTCGGGACGGACGAGACCTTTACACTCCATGCACAAAGTGGGGGTGGGGCGGATGCACCAACCTTGGTCACAAATGTTAATGCTGCCACCGCTGCGGGAAATTCATGGGACGCCGCAGGAGATTATAACCGACAGCCAGACGAATGGGGCGCGGGCGGCGTGCCAGCGGGTAATCTTTGCCCGCCAGACAAGGCAACGCGTTGGAAATCGGACAAAAAGCTCGACTATATGGTCCGCAGCGGCGCGGTGATTGAGGGATTTGTGATCGATACGTTGGTCTTGAGTGACCACTTCCCAGTGATCTTCGATGTCTAA